One Paroedura picta isolate Pp20150507F chromosome 16, Ppicta_v3.0, whole genome shotgun sequence genomic region harbors:
- the LOC143826601 gene encoding olfactory receptor 11L1-like — MGMENLTSVTEFILLGLTSHRRTQLLLFSLFLLVYLLTLVGNLLIIILVRTNSHLHTPMYFFLTHLSVLEVCYVTSTMPQMLAHLLSGNGTISFTRCMLQMYISFFLGGAECFLLGVMAYDRYMAICHPLTYVIIMGRWRLLQLALVSWGVPVLLAILNVLCTPHFSFCGPNQVNHFFCELPVVMKLACGDTRVAEAVLFGAAVLALLGPLSIILVSYGLILSSVLRMQSTSGRRKAFSTCASHLAVVTMFYGTVISMYMRPQSASAPDQDKKTAVFYIVITPLLNPVIYTLRNRDIHKAVKKILQRTD, encoded by the coding sequence ATGGGAATGGAGAACCTCACCTCTGTGACGGAGTTCATCTTGTTGGGACTCACCAGCCACCGTAGGACACAACTGCTTCTCTTTTCCTTATTCCTTCTTGTATACCTGCTCACTCTTGTGGGGAACCTGCTAATCATCATCCTGGTGCGAACCAACTCCCACCtccacacccccatgtacttcttcttGACCCACCTCTCGGTCCTGGAGGTCTGCTACGTCACCAGCACCATGCCCCAGATGCTGGCTCACCTTCTGTCCGGAAACGGAACCATCTCCTTCACCCGCTGCATGCTCCAGATGTACATCTCCTTCTTCCTGGGGGGTGCGGAATGCTTCCTGCTAGGTGTCATGGCCTACGACCGCTACATGGCCATCTGCCATCCCTTGACCTATGTCATTATCATGGGCAGGTGGCGCCTCCTGCAGCTCGCTTTGGTCTCCTggggggtccctgtcctcctcgcTATCCTCAACGTCCTTTGCACACCGCACTTCTCCTTCTGCGGCCCCAACCAGGTCAACCACTTCTTCTGTGAACTTCCAGTGGTGATGAAACTCGCTTGTGGGGACACGCGCGTTGCAGAAGCCGTCCTTTTCGGGGCAGCCGTGCTGGCCCTCCTGGGACCCCTGTCGATTATCCTGGTTTCTTACGGGCTCATCCTGTCCTCGGTGTTACGAATGCAGTCGACTTCAGGGCGACGCAAGGCCTTCTCCACCTGCGCCTCCCATTTGGCCGTCGTTACCATGTTCTATGGCACCGTCATCTCCATGTACATGAGACCCCAATCCGCCTCAGCCCCTGATCAGGATAAGAAAACAGCCGTCTTTTACATTGTGATCACCCCTCTCCTGAATCCTGTCATTTACACTTTGAGGAACAGGGACATTCACAAGGCGGTGAAGAAGATCCTGCAAAGGACAGACTGA